A region of Scleropages formosus chromosome 2, fSclFor1.1, whole genome shotgun sequence DNA encodes the following proteins:
- the nrcama gene encoding neuronal cell adhesion molecule a isoform X7 has product MCPPAMERMGKHTLRGGVVLLFFLGHTITALEVPLDPKVLEELPQPPTITHQSPKDYIIDPRENIVIYCEAKGKPHPSFSWTRNGTHFDIDRDPKVIMKPSSGTLVIDISGEKAEAYEGIYQCMARNEHGTAVSNNIVIRQSRSPLWAKERNEPIIVQEGVSLVLPCRPPAGLPPPIIFWMDNNFQRLPQSSRVSQALNGDLYFSNVQMEDTRSDYICYARFPHTQTIQQKQPITVNVLNMDAINETMAAFLNDTDFFSDSPAGERPPKLMVPHGTTSTAMVLRGEVLELECIAEGLPTPEITWRKESGELPSDRVSFLSFQKTLRISDVTEADAGGYRCTAMNRLGSMHHIITVTVEAAPYWISAPTNLILAPKETGVLICRASGNPKPTITWSMNGIPIENSPTDHNRKVEDDSIIFTHVQAGSSAVYQCNASNEFGYLLGNAFVNVLAEPPRMLTPPNKIYQVITNSPALLDCANFGSPIPKVTWFKDSQTSVLDGDPYVQHKNGTLEIHVAQKANSGKYTCVAMNSLGKTENSVHLEVKEPTRILKQPEYKVAQRNQNVVFECKVKHDPTLIPTMIWQKDNQELPDDERFVVDADSLTINDVTEVDAGTYTCIMNTTLDQDSASAMLTVVEATPTPAIVYEQPDPPTDLELTDPQQRSVQLTWVSGDDNNSPIQKFIIQYEDALHEQGVWHNLTEVPGTKSTAQLKLSPYVHYTFRVLALNEVGLSKPSSTSRQYKTDPAAPEENPSGVEAEGTERDNLVISWKPLTGLQSNGPGLQYKVMWRQKDVETDWNSVRVANVSKFVVSGTKTFVPYEVKVQAVNDYGSSPEPEAVLGYSGEDFPTAPPQGVKALVKNSSLAEVQWVPVPQPLVQGRLKGYTVYYWRERSLEAQDPHVEEQKNLTFSGNRTHGMLPGLQPYSLYSFNVRAVNGKGEGPPSSSQQFETPEGVPGNPEFVRVTNPTLDSLTVVWGPPKEPNGRLTGYTLRYQPISNTSELGPAVEKFFPANETTVTLLNLKNSTRYKFYINANTVMGSGATITEEGVTVIDEVHPVGPAFGNVSSSVGEDGAVLSWEYWGADKNVYVEYTVENSKEDWKKESVNSSQTYHIKGLKPGTLYKVRVVAKDQSGKTVHSTEELLINVPAMASRQVDIATQGWFIGLMCAIALLILVLLIACFIKRNKGGKYPVKEKEDAHADPEIQPMKEDDGTFGEYSDTEDHKPLKGSRTPSNGTVKKDDSDDSLVDYGEGGDGQFNEDGSFIGQYSGRKERDTAEGNESSEAPSPVNAMNSFV; this is encoded by the exons ATGTGCCCTCCAGCGATGGAGAGGATGGGAAAACACACGCTACGTGGAGGCGTCGTGCTTCTTTTCTTCCTGGGCCACACGATCACGGCTCTGGAAGTACCCCTTGACC CTAAAGTTTTGGAAGAAT TGCCGCAGCCACCTACTATAACTCACCAGTCGCCAAAGGATTACATCATTGACCCGCGGGAGAACATCGTGATCTACTGTGAGGCCAAAGGGAAGCCCCACCCGAG CTTCTCATGGACCAGGAACGGAACGCACTTCGACATTGACCGGGACCCCAAGGTGATCATGAAGCCAAGCTCTGGGACCCTGGTCATTGACATCAGCGGGGAGAAGGCTGAAGCCTATGAAGGCATCTACCAGTGCATGGCTCGGAATGAGCACGGCACCGCGGTGTCCAACAACATCGTCATCCGCCAGTCCA GGTCCCCCTTGTGGGCAAAGGAGAGGAACGAGCCCATCATCGTGCAGGAAGGGGTATCTCTGGTCCTGCCCTGCAGACCCCCGGCTGGGCTCCCACCACCCATCATCTTCTGGATGGACAACA ATTTCCAGAGACTTCCACAGAGCAGTCGAGTTTCGCAGGCCTTGAACGGGGACCTGTACTTCTCCAATGTGCAGATGGAGGACACGCGCAGCGACTACATCTGCTACGCTCGGTTCCCCCACACCCAGACCATCCAACAAAAGCAGCCCATCACGGTTAATGTGCTGAACA TGGATGCAATCAATGAGACAATGGCAGCTTTTTTGaatgacactgatttttttaGTG ACAGTCCTGCCGGAGAGCGTCCCCCGAAATTAATGGTGCCGCATGGCACCACCAGCACAGCGATGGTCCTGAGGGGAGAGGTTCTGGAGCTCGAGTGCATCGCCGAGGgcct GCCAACCCCAGAAATCACCTGGAGGAAGGAGAGCGGAGAGCTACCCAGCGACCGGGTCTCCTTCCTCAGCTTCCAGAAGACACTGCGGATTTCCGACGTGACTGAAGCAGATGCTGGTGGCTACCGCTGCACAGCCATGAACCGCTTGGGCTCAATGCACCACATTATCACAGTCACAGTCGAAG CTGCTCCCTACTGGATCAGTGCACCCACGAATCTCATTCTGGCCCCCAAGGAGACGGGTGTTCTCATCTGCAGAGCCAGTGGGAACCCCAAGCCTACAATAACTTGGTCCATGAACGGCATTCCTATTGAGA ACTCACCCACAGACCACAACAGGAAGGTGGAAGACGACAGCATCATCTTTACACATGTTCAGGCTGGATCCAGCGCTGTTTACCAATGCAATGCCTCTAATGAATTTGGCTATCTGCTGGGCAACGCTTTTGTTAATGTACTAG CGGAGCCACCAAGGATGCTGACCCCACCAAACAAAATTTATCAGGTCATCACCAACAGTCCTGCCTTGCTGGACTGTGCAAACTTTGGGTCCCCTATCCCAAAGGTTACATG GTTCAAGGACAGCCAGACGAGTGTGCTTGACGGGGACCCCTACGTGCAGCACAAGAATGGTACGCTGGAGATCCATGTGGCTCAGAAGGCCAACAGCGGCAAGTACACTTGTGTGGCCATGAACTCCCTTGGCAAAACGGAGAACTCTGTCCACCTGGAGGTCAAAG AGCCCACCAGGATCCTCAAGCAACCTGAGTACAAGGTTGCCCAGAGGAACCAGAATGTGgtttttgagtgcaaggtgaaGCATGACCCCACACTCATTCCCACCATGATCTGGCAGAAAGACAACCAAGAGTTGCCGGACGATGAGAG GTTTGTGGTGGATGCGGACAGCCTGACCATCAATGACGTGACAGAGGTGGATGCGGGCACCTACACCTGCATTATGAACACAACCTTGGACCAGGACTCAGCCAGCGCCATGCTCACAGTCGTCG AGGCAACTCCGACTCCAGCTATTGTCTACG AACAACCGGATCCCCCAACAGACCTGGAGCTCACAGACCCACAGCAGAGGAGTGTCCAGCTAACCTGGGTCTCAGGAGACGATAACAACAGCCCCATCCAGA AATTCATCATCCAGTATGAGGATGCACTTCACGAACAAGGCGTTTGGCACAACCTGACCGAGGTCCCTGGGACAAAGTCCACGGCCCAGCTGAAACTCTCCCCTTATGTTCACTACACCTTTAGGGTACTGGCACTCAATGAGGTGGGCCTGAGCAAGCCCAGCTCCACATCCCGGCAGTACAAAACTGACCCGGCAG CTCCCGAGGAGAATCCTTCTGGAGTAGAGGCTGAAGGAACCGAACGTGACAACTTAGTGATATCGTGGAAG CCGCTGACCGGCCTGCAGTCCAATGGGCCGGGACTCCAGTACAAGGTCATGTGGAGGCAGAAGGATGTGGAAACGGACTGGAATTCCGTGAGGGTAGCCAACGTGTCCAAGTTCGTGGTGTCGGGCACGAAGACCTTTGTCCCGTACGAGGTGAAGGTGCAGGCGGTCAATGACTATGGGAGCAGTCCAGAACCAGAGGCGGTCCTTGGGTACTCAGGGGAAGACT TCCCTACAGCCCCCCCGCAGGGAGTGAAGGCCCTGGTGAAGAACAGCTCCTTGGCAGAGGTCCAGTGGGTGCCCGTCCCTCAGCCCTTGGTCCAGGGCCGTCTGAAGGGCTATACG GTCTACTACTGGAGGGAAAGGAGTCTCGAAGCACAAGACCCCCATGTGGAAGAACAGAAGAACCTGACCTTTAGTGGGAACAGGACCCATGGAATGCTCCCTGGACTGCAGCCCTACAGCCTCTACAGCTTCAACGTGAGGGCTGTCAACGGGAAGGGCGAGGGTCCACCAAGCTCCAGTCAGCAGTTTGAGACCCCTGAGGGAG TTCCTGGGAATCCCGAATTCGTCAGGGTCACAAACCCCACGCTGGACTCCCTGACCGTGGTGTGGGGGCCTCCCAAAGAGCCCAATGGTCGCTTGACGGGCTACACTCTCAGATACCAGCCGA tCAGTAACACAAGTGAGTTGGGCCCAGCGGTGGAGAAGTTCTTCCCAGCCAACGAAACTACTGTCACATTGCTCAACCTCAAAAACAGTACCCGCTATAAGTTTTATATCAATGCCAATACGGTCATGGGATCAGGAGCCACAATAACAGAGGAAGGAGTCACTGTTATAGACGAAG TGCACCCGGTGGGTCCGGCGTTTGGAAACGTTAGCTCGTCCGTGGGAGAGGACGGAGCCGTTCTCAGTTGGGAGTACTGGGGCGCAGATAAGAATGTTTATGTTGAATACACTGTAGAAAATA GTAAAGAAGATTGGAAAAAAGAGTCTGTAAACAGCTCCCAGACTTACCACATTAAAGGCTTAAAACCCGGGACGTTGTATAAAGTGCGGGTCGTTGCTAAAGATCAGTCCGGCAAAACGGTTCACAGTACAGAAGAGCTTTTAATAAATGTTCCAG CCATGGCGAGTCGGCAGGTTGACATCGCCACGCAAGGCTGGTTCATCGGACTCATGTGCGCCATCGCCCTACTCATCCTAGTCTTGCTCATTGCCTGCTTCATCAAGAGGAACAAAGGCGGCAAGTACCCAG tgaaagagaaggaagaCGCCCATGCGGATCCCGAAATCCAGCCAATGAAGGAGGATGACGGGACATTTGGGGAATACAG TGACACCGAGGACCATAAACCTCTGAAAGGGAGCCGCACTCCTTCCAACGGCACGGTAAAGAAAGACGACAGCGACGACAGTCTGGTCGACTACGGCGAAGGCGGGGACGGCCAGTTCAACGAGGACGGCTCCTTCATCGGCCAGTACAGcgggaggaaggagagggacACGGCCGAGGGCAACGAGAGCTCGGAGGCGCCCTCCCCCGTCAACGCCATGAACTCCTTCGTGTAA
- the nrcama gene encoding neuronal cell adhesion molecule a isoform X3 — MCPPAMERMGKHTLRGGVVLLFFLGHTITALEVPLDPKVLEELPQPPTITHQSPKDYIIDPRENIVIYCEAKGKPHPSFSWTRNGTHFDIDRDPKVIMKPSSGTLVIDISGEKAEAYEGIYQCMARNEHGTAVSNNIVIRQSRSPLWAKERNEPIIVQEGVSLVLPCRPPAGLPPPIIFWMDNNFQRLPQSSRVSQALNGDLYFSNVQMEDTRSDYICYARFPHTQTIQQKQPITVNVLNMDAINETMAAFLNDTDFFSDSPAGERPPKLMVPHGTTSTAMVLRGEVLELECIAEGLPTPEITWRKESGELPSDRVSFLSFQKTLRISDVTEADAGGYRCTAMNRLGSMHHIITVTVEAAPYWISAPTNLILAPKETGVLICRASGNPKPTITWSMNGIPIENSPTDHNRKVEDDSIIFTHVQAGSSAVYQCNASNEFGYLLGNAFVNVLAEPPRMLTPPNKIYQVITNSPALLDCANFGSPIPKVTWFKDSQTSVLDGDPYVQHKNGTLEIHVAQKANSGKYTCVAMNSLGKTENSVHLEVKEPTRILKQPEYKVAQRNQNVVFECKVKHDPTLIPTMIWQKDNQELPDDERFVVDADSLTINDVTEVDAGTYTCIMNTTLDQDSASAMLTVVEQPDPPTDLELTDPQQRSVQLTWVSGDDNNSPIQKFIIQYEDALHEQGVWHNLTEVPGTKSTAQLKLSPYVHYTFRVLALNEVGLSKPSSTSRQYKTDPAAPEENPSGVEAEGTERDNLVISWKPLTGLQSNGPGLQYKVMWRQKDVETDWNSVRVANVSKFVVSGTKTFVPYEVKVQAVNDYGSSPEPEAVLGYSGEDFPTAPPQGVKALVKNSSLAEVQWVPVPQPLVQGRLKGYTVYYWRERSLEAQDPHVEEQKNLTFSGNRTHGMLPGLQPYSLYSFNVRAVNGKGEGPPSSSQQFETPEGVPGNPEFVRVTNPTLDSLTVVWGPPKEPNGRLTGYTLRYQPISNTSELGPAVEKFFPANETTVTLLNLKNSTRYKFYINANTVMGSGATITEEGVTVIDEVLVHRPAVDMGKGYTELPHPISPITQSLRPPFRKVHPVGPAFGNVSSSVGEDGAVLSWEYWGADKNVYVEYTVENSKEDWKKESVNSSQTYHIKGLKPGTLYKVRVVAKDQSGKTVHSTEELLINVPAMASRQVDIATQGWFIGLMCAIALLILVLLIACFIKRNKGGKYPVKEKEDAHADPEIQPMKEDDGTFGEYSDTEDHKPLKGSRTPSNGTVKKDDSDDSLVDYGEGGDGQFNEDGSFIGQYSGRKERDTAEGNESSEAPSPVNAMNSFV; from the exons ATGTGCCCTCCAGCGATGGAGAGGATGGGAAAACACACGCTACGTGGAGGCGTCGTGCTTCTTTTCTTCCTGGGCCACACGATCACGGCTCTGGAAGTACCCCTTGACC CTAAAGTTTTGGAAGAAT TGCCGCAGCCACCTACTATAACTCACCAGTCGCCAAAGGATTACATCATTGACCCGCGGGAGAACATCGTGATCTACTGTGAGGCCAAAGGGAAGCCCCACCCGAG CTTCTCATGGACCAGGAACGGAACGCACTTCGACATTGACCGGGACCCCAAGGTGATCATGAAGCCAAGCTCTGGGACCCTGGTCATTGACATCAGCGGGGAGAAGGCTGAAGCCTATGAAGGCATCTACCAGTGCATGGCTCGGAATGAGCACGGCACCGCGGTGTCCAACAACATCGTCATCCGCCAGTCCA GGTCCCCCTTGTGGGCAAAGGAGAGGAACGAGCCCATCATCGTGCAGGAAGGGGTATCTCTGGTCCTGCCCTGCAGACCCCCGGCTGGGCTCCCACCACCCATCATCTTCTGGATGGACAACA ATTTCCAGAGACTTCCACAGAGCAGTCGAGTTTCGCAGGCCTTGAACGGGGACCTGTACTTCTCCAATGTGCAGATGGAGGACACGCGCAGCGACTACATCTGCTACGCTCGGTTCCCCCACACCCAGACCATCCAACAAAAGCAGCCCATCACGGTTAATGTGCTGAACA TGGATGCAATCAATGAGACAATGGCAGCTTTTTTGaatgacactgatttttttaGTG ACAGTCCTGCCGGAGAGCGTCCCCCGAAATTAATGGTGCCGCATGGCACCACCAGCACAGCGATGGTCCTGAGGGGAGAGGTTCTGGAGCTCGAGTGCATCGCCGAGGgcct GCCAACCCCAGAAATCACCTGGAGGAAGGAGAGCGGAGAGCTACCCAGCGACCGGGTCTCCTTCCTCAGCTTCCAGAAGACACTGCGGATTTCCGACGTGACTGAAGCAGATGCTGGTGGCTACCGCTGCACAGCCATGAACCGCTTGGGCTCAATGCACCACATTATCACAGTCACAGTCGAAG CTGCTCCCTACTGGATCAGTGCACCCACGAATCTCATTCTGGCCCCCAAGGAGACGGGTGTTCTCATCTGCAGAGCCAGTGGGAACCCCAAGCCTACAATAACTTGGTCCATGAACGGCATTCCTATTGAGA ACTCACCCACAGACCACAACAGGAAGGTGGAAGACGACAGCATCATCTTTACACATGTTCAGGCTGGATCCAGCGCTGTTTACCAATGCAATGCCTCTAATGAATTTGGCTATCTGCTGGGCAACGCTTTTGTTAATGTACTAG CGGAGCCACCAAGGATGCTGACCCCACCAAACAAAATTTATCAGGTCATCACCAACAGTCCTGCCTTGCTGGACTGTGCAAACTTTGGGTCCCCTATCCCAAAGGTTACATG GTTCAAGGACAGCCAGACGAGTGTGCTTGACGGGGACCCCTACGTGCAGCACAAGAATGGTACGCTGGAGATCCATGTGGCTCAGAAGGCCAACAGCGGCAAGTACACTTGTGTGGCCATGAACTCCCTTGGCAAAACGGAGAACTCTGTCCACCTGGAGGTCAAAG AGCCCACCAGGATCCTCAAGCAACCTGAGTACAAGGTTGCCCAGAGGAACCAGAATGTGgtttttgagtgcaaggtgaaGCATGACCCCACACTCATTCCCACCATGATCTGGCAGAAAGACAACCAAGAGTTGCCGGACGATGAGAG GTTTGTGGTGGATGCGGACAGCCTGACCATCAATGACGTGACAGAGGTGGATGCGGGCACCTACACCTGCATTATGAACACAACCTTGGACCAGGACTCAGCCAGCGCCATGCTCACAGTCGTCG AACAACCGGATCCCCCAACAGACCTGGAGCTCACAGACCCACAGCAGAGGAGTGTCCAGCTAACCTGGGTCTCAGGAGACGATAACAACAGCCCCATCCAGA AATTCATCATCCAGTATGAGGATGCACTTCACGAACAAGGCGTTTGGCACAACCTGACCGAGGTCCCTGGGACAAAGTCCACGGCCCAGCTGAAACTCTCCCCTTATGTTCACTACACCTTTAGGGTACTGGCACTCAATGAGGTGGGCCTGAGCAAGCCCAGCTCCACATCCCGGCAGTACAAAACTGACCCGGCAG CTCCCGAGGAGAATCCTTCTGGAGTAGAGGCTGAAGGAACCGAACGTGACAACTTAGTGATATCGTGGAAG CCGCTGACCGGCCTGCAGTCCAATGGGCCGGGACTCCAGTACAAGGTCATGTGGAGGCAGAAGGATGTGGAAACGGACTGGAATTCCGTGAGGGTAGCCAACGTGTCCAAGTTCGTGGTGTCGGGCACGAAGACCTTTGTCCCGTACGAGGTGAAGGTGCAGGCGGTCAATGACTATGGGAGCAGTCCAGAACCAGAGGCGGTCCTTGGGTACTCAGGGGAAGACT TCCCTACAGCCCCCCCGCAGGGAGTGAAGGCCCTGGTGAAGAACAGCTCCTTGGCAGAGGTCCAGTGGGTGCCCGTCCCTCAGCCCTTGGTCCAGGGCCGTCTGAAGGGCTATACG GTCTACTACTGGAGGGAAAGGAGTCTCGAAGCACAAGACCCCCATGTGGAAGAACAGAAGAACCTGACCTTTAGTGGGAACAGGACCCATGGAATGCTCCCTGGACTGCAGCCCTACAGCCTCTACAGCTTCAACGTGAGGGCTGTCAACGGGAAGGGCGAGGGTCCACCAAGCTCCAGTCAGCAGTTTGAGACCCCTGAGGGAG TTCCTGGGAATCCCGAATTCGTCAGGGTCACAAACCCCACGCTGGACTCCCTGACCGTGGTGTGGGGGCCTCCCAAAGAGCCCAATGGTCGCTTGACGGGCTACACTCTCAGATACCAGCCGA tCAGTAACACAAGTGAGTTGGGCCCAGCGGTGGAGAAGTTCTTCCCAGCCAACGAAACTACTGTCACATTGCTCAACCTCAAAAACAGTACCCGCTATAAGTTTTATATCAATGCCAATACGGTCATGGGATCAGGAGCCACAATAACAGAGGAAGGAGTCACTGTTATAGACGAAG TCCTTGTGCATCGCCCTGCAGTAGATATGGGCAAAG GGTACACAGAGCTCCCTCATCCAATCTCCCCTATCACACAGTCTCTGCGTCCGCCATTCCGCAAGG TGCACCCGGTGGGTCCGGCGTTTGGAAACGTTAGCTCGTCCGTGGGAGAGGACGGAGCCGTTCTCAGTTGGGAGTACTGGGGCGCAGATAAGAATGTTTATGTTGAATACACTGTAGAAAATA GTAAAGAAGATTGGAAAAAAGAGTCTGTAAACAGCTCCCAGACTTACCACATTAAAGGCTTAAAACCCGGGACGTTGTATAAAGTGCGGGTCGTTGCTAAAGATCAGTCCGGCAAAACGGTTCACAGTACAGAAGAGCTTTTAATAAATGTTCCAG CCATGGCGAGTCGGCAGGTTGACATCGCCACGCAAGGCTGGTTCATCGGACTCATGTGCGCCATCGCCCTACTCATCCTAGTCTTGCTCATTGCCTGCTTCATCAAGAGGAACAAAGGCGGCAAGTACCCAG tgaaagagaaggaagaCGCCCATGCGGATCCCGAAATCCAGCCAATGAAGGAGGATGACGGGACATTTGGGGAATACAG TGACACCGAGGACCATAAACCTCTGAAAGGGAGCCGCACTCCTTCCAACGGCACGGTAAAGAAAGACGACAGCGACGACAGTCTGGTCGACTACGGCGAAGGCGGGGACGGCCAGTTCAACGAGGACGGCTCCTTCATCGGCCAGTACAGcgggaggaaggagagggacACGGCCGAGGGCAACGAGAGCTCGGAGGCGCCCTCCCCCGTCAACGCCATGAACTCCTTCGTGTAA